The following proteins are co-located in the Brachybacterium sacelli genome:
- a CDS encoding LacI family DNA-binding transcriptional regulator has product MSSDASASSDGTIDPASDSGAPRGDEGESGQVVENVEQTAEELDSSGQQRGTLRDVADSLGISSAVALRALRGAEEIKPLMATRVREAAERLRFPLEELSEETDHRGIVAVLVNTMRNTWISDLVRAIRIELTATGRSAIVVPTRRRVPEHPVAADTDAIESLVQLGVDGFLMVSDLADMDSVLEATGDRPFVGIGCSQDFRGRFDTVRIDDEVGQGLLVDHLVGLGHREIAHVGGVGAAVARERADAFRKAMARHGLEEQARVEPGDFTEQVGQTAGSMLLRGSRVPTAVTCANDVTAVGVLSAAREAGYSVPEELAVAGYGNTSLASSGVSQITSVDPNSDRLGALAAQFLVERVSGFESPPRDVAVAPSVVVRRSSSAGPRPESTKRKRVSVD; this is encoded by the coding sequence ATGAGCAGTGACGCGAGCGCCTCTTCCGATGGCACCATCGACCCCGCCTCCGACTCCGGGGCACCCCGCGGGGACGAGGGGGAGAGCGGTCAGGTCGTCGAGAACGTCGAGCAGACCGCCGAGGAGCTGGACTCCAGCGGCCAGCAGCGCGGCACCCTGCGCGACGTCGCGGATTCCCTGGGCATCTCCAGCGCTGTCGCCCTGCGGGCCCTGCGCGGTGCCGAGGAGATCAAGCCCCTCATGGCCACCCGGGTGCGCGAGGCCGCCGAGCGACTCCGCTTCCCGCTCGAGGAGCTCAGCGAGGAGACCGACCACCGCGGCATCGTCGCCGTCCTGGTCAACACCATGCGCAATACCTGGATCTCGGACCTGGTCCGGGCCATCCGCATCGAGCTCACCGCGACCGGTCGGTCGGCGATCGTCGTGCCGACCCGCCGCCGGGTGCCCGAGCACCCGGTCGCCGCGGACACCGACGCGATCGAGTCGTTGGTCCAGCTCGGCGTGGACGGCTTCCTGATGGTCTCGGACCTCGCCGACATGGACAGCGTGCTCGAGGCCACCGGCGACCGCCCCTTCGTCGGCATCGGCTGCTCCCAGGACTTCCGCGGCAGATTCGACACCGTGCGCATCGACGACGAGGTGGGGCAGGGACTGCTGGTCGACCATCTCGTCGGCCTGGGGCACCGCGAGATCGCCCACGTCGGCGGGGTCGGCGCAGCCGTCGCCCGCGAGCGAGCCGACGCCTTCCGCAAGGCCATGGCCCGCCACGGCCTCGAGGAGCAGGCCCGGGTCGAGCCCGGCGACTTCACCGAGCAGGTCGGGCAGACCGCGGGCTCGATGCTGCTGCGCGGCAGCCGCGTCCCCACGGCGGTCACCTGCGCGAACGATGTCACCGCGGTCGGGGTGCTCTCGGCGGCGCGCGAGGCCGGGTACTCGGTCCCCGAGGAGCTCGCCGTCGCCGGCTACGGCAACACCTCCCTGGCCTCCTCGGGCGTCTCCCAGATCACCAGCGTCGACCCCAACTCCGACCGTCTGGGCGCGCTGGCCGCGCAGTTCCTCGTCGAGCGGGTCTCCGGGTTCGAGAGCCCGCCCCGCGACGTGGCGGTCGCCCCGTCGGTCGTGGTGCGCCGCTCCAGCTCCGCGGGGCCGCGACCGGAGTCGACCAAGCGCAAGCGCGTCTCGGTGGACTGA
- a CDS encoding phage holin family protein: MINTTNDPSTPPTQRSIGELVQSIRDELLGVVHHEIDIAKKEIIAIAIKAGIIAACAAVLLFLLLSAWVMLLFAAATGLEALGLPYWAAFLIVAGVFILLGAIAGLVAFLVSKKIKAPETTIETAQSAVDAVQGKRRANAVSYDDTFEELYGKKVSARVE, from the coding sequence ATGATCAACACCACGAACGATCCGAGCACGCCGCCCACCCAGCGGTCCATCGGTGAACTCGTCCAGTCCATCCGGGACGAGCTCCTCGGCGTCGTCCACCACGAGATCGACATCGCCAAGAAGGAGATCATCGCGATCGCGATCAAGGCGGGCATCATCGCCGCCTGCGCCGCGGTGCTCCTGTTCCTCCTGCTCTCGGCCTGGGTGATGCTGCTGTTCGCCGCGGCCACGGGACTGGAGGCCCTCGGCCTGCCCTACTGGGCCGCGTTCTTGATCGTCGCCGGCGTGTTCATCCTGCTCGGAGCGATCGCCGGTCTGGTCGCCTTCCTCGTCTCCAAGAAGATCAAGGCGCCCGAGACCACGATCGAGACCGCGCAGTCCGCGGTCGATGCCGTCCAGGGCAAGCGGCGCGCCAATGCCGTCTCCTACGACGACACCTTCGAGGAGCTCTACGGCAAGAAGGTCAGCGCCCGCGTCGAGTGA
- the cysS gene encoding cysteine--tRNA ligase: protein MTLHLHDTATRTTAPLTTVREGAVSLYVCGPTTQGAPHLGHLRTFLAFDVLVRWLERSGYDVTHVRNVTDIDDKILEKSAAVGAQWWAWSLSFEREFQDVLDHLGNRRPTYEPRATGHVPEMIELMQLLIERGHAYADGNGSVYFDVASLPGYGALTRQSLEDMQDAGEESEAGKRDRHDFALWKAAKPSEPESASWDTPFGRGRPGWHLECSAMSRKYLGETFDIHAGGLDLRFPHHENEQAQSHAAGYGFARQWMHAGVLTVDGLKMGKSLDNFVTAARALAEHPTPAVRLALVSGHYRATVEYNATAMREAEVVWERFSATARRAAELLGEDPLAGPDAELGAVELPADFTAAMDDDLAVPEALAVIHREQSALNTLLAGGGDRAAVADGLGRLRAMLDLLGLDPLSARWASTAGSDGAEHAALDALITTQLEARAAARAEKDWARADALRDALSAAGIRIEDGQDGARWSLGTQD from the coding sequence GTGACTCTCCACCTGCACGACACCGCCACCCGCACCACCGCACCGCTGACCACGGTGCGCGAGGGGGCGGTGTCGCTGTACGTGTGCGGACCGACGACCCAGGGAGCACCCCACCTGGGCCACCTGCGCACCTTCCTCGCCTTCGACGTGCTGGTGCGCTGGCTGGAGCGCAGCGGGTACGACGTCACCCACGTCCGCAACGTCACCGACATCGACGACAAGATCCTCGAGAAGTCCGCGGCCGTGGGGGCCCAGTGGTGGGCGTGGTCGCTGAGCTTCGAGCGCGAGTTCCAGGACGTCCTGGATCACCTCGGGAACCGTCGGCCCACCTATGAGCCCCGCGCCACCGGACACGTGCCCGAGATGATCGAGCTGATGCAGCTGCTGATCGAGCGCGGTCATGCCTATGCGGACGGCAACGGCTCGGTGTACTTCGACGTCGCCTCCCTGCCCGGCTACGGTGCGCTGACCCGCCAGAGCCTCGAGGACATGCAGGACGCCGGCGAGGAGAGCGAGGCGGGCAAGCGTGACCGGCACGACTTCGCCCTGTGGAAGGCCGCCAAGCCGAGCGAGCCGGAATCCGCCTCCTGGGACACCCCTTTCGGGCGTGGCCGCCCCGGCTGGCACCTCGAGTGCTCCGCGATGAGCCGCAAGTACCTGGGGGAGACCTTCGACATCCACGCCGGCGGTCTGGACCTGCGCTTCCCGCACCACGAGAACGAGCAGGCCCAGTCCCATGCCGCCGGCTACGGCTTCGCCCGGCAGTGGATGCACGCCGGGGTGCTCACGGTGGACGGCCTGAAGATGGGCAAGAGCCTCGACAACTTCGTCACCGCGGCCCGCGCCCTGGCCGAACACCCCACGCCGGCCGTGCGACTCGCGCTGGTCAGCGGTCATTACCGCGCGACCGTCGAGTACAACGCGACCGCGATGCGCGAGGCCGAGGTGGTCTGGGAGCGGTTCTCCGCGACCGCCCGGCGCGCCGCCGAGCTGCTCGGCGAGGACCCGCTCGCCGGGCCCGACGCGGAACTCGGTGCCGTGGAGCTGCCCGCCGACTTCACCGCCGCGATGGACGACGACCTCGCGGTGCCCGAGGCGCTCGCGGTCATCCACCGCGAGCAGTCCGCTCTGAACACGCTGCTGGCCGGCGGTGGGGACCGTGCCGCCGTCGCCGACGGGCTCGGACGACTGCGCGCCATGCTGGACCTGCTGGGGCTCGACCCGCTGTCGGCCCGGTGGGCGAGCACCGCGGGGTCCGACGGTGCCGAGCACGCGGCTCTGGACGCCCTGATCACCACCCAGCTGGAAGCCCGCGCGGCGGCCCGCGCCGAGAAGGACTGGGCCCGGGCCGATGCCCTGCGCGACGCGCTGAGCGCTGCCGGGATCCGCATCGAGGACGGCCAGGACGGCGCCCGCTGGAGCCTCGGGACCCAGGACTGA
- the rlmB gene encoding 23S rRNA (guanosine(2251)-2'-O)-methyltransferase RlmB encodes MAGNSSRRGAVRKGKKGATAGSGGVRRRGLEGKGPTPRAEDRPAHKKYAGASGAPARRGGPGGKGARKSPGSDQVAGRNAVLEALREQVPATQLTVMVRLDADERVGEIMRLATAQDLPVTEASRTDLDRMTDHAVHQGVALTMPPYEYAEVDELLRIAADAFEPPLLIALDGITDPRNLGAVLRSADAFGAHGVILPERRSVSMTASVWKVAAGAAGRVRVAQVTNLNRTLTSLKDKGVFVLGLDADGDVSTRGLELGTQPTVLVIGAEGKGLSRLAREISDQVVSVPMAGRAESLNASVAAAIALYEISGVRAEQGRA; translated from the coding sequence ATGGCAGGCAACAGCTCGCGCCGCGGCGCGGTGCGCAAGGGCAAGAAGGGCGCGACCGCCGGTTCCGGCGGAGTGCGCCGCCGCGGCCTCGAGGGCAAGGGGCCGACTCCCCGGGCCGAGGACCGCCCCGCGCACAAGAAGTATGCGGGAGCCTCCGGTGCCCCCGCCCGTCGAGGTGGGCCCGGCGGGAAGGGCGCCAGGAAGTCGCCCGGCTCCGACCAGGTCGCCGGTCGCAATGCGGTGCTGGAGGCGCTGCGCGAGCAGGTGCCGGCCACGCAGCTGACGGTCATGGTCCGCCTCGACGCCGACGAGCGGGTGGGTGAGATCATGCGGCTGGCGACGGCGCAGGACCTGCCGGTCACGGAGGCCTCCCGGACCGATCTGGACCGGATGACCGATCACGCCGTCCACCAGGGCGTGGCGCTGACCATGCCGCCCTATGAGTACGCGGAGGTCGACGAGCTGCTGCGGATCGCGGCCGACGCCTTCGAGCCGCCGCTGCTGATCGCCCTGGACGGGATCACCGACCCGCGCAATCTCGGGGCTGTCCTGCGCAGCGCCGACGCCTTCGGGGCGCACGGCGTCATCCTCCCCGAGCGGCGCAGCGTCTCGATGACCGCGAGCGTGTGGAAGGTCGCCGCCGGTGCCGCCGGCCGGGTCCGCGTCGCGCAGGTCACCAACCTCAACCGCACCCTGACCTCCCTCAAGGACAAGGGTGTCTTCGTGCTGGGCCTGGACGCGGACGGCGACGTCTCCACCCGCGGGCTCGAGCTCGGCACGCAGCCGACCGTGCTCGTGATCGGCGCGGAGGGCAAGGGGCTCTCGCGCCTTGCCCGCGAGATCAGCGACCAGGTGGTCTCGGTCCCGATGGCCGGCCGCGCCGAATCGCTGAACGCCTCGGTCGCCGCTGCCATCGCCCTGTACGAGATCTCCGGCGTCCGCGCCGAGCAGGGACGCGCCTGA
- a CDS encoding YczE/YyaS/YitT family protein, translated as MGAPPDPLLANLSLRAQLRVDRLPLRLAQMMVGLTGFGLSLAMLLRSGLGGAPWDVLHAALADRAGLSVGTLSITVSFVVLLAWIPLREQPGIGTFANAVWVGLSMDLGMALLPPAPGPLPAAVLMVAGVVINGVSAAVYIGAQLGPGPRDGLMTGLGRVLARPVGPVRIVLEVLVLLTGWALGGPVGVGTLLYAFGLGPVIQLTLPHVVVPVRRPAGAARDERLEEIPPPDPA; from the coding sequence ATGGGCGCGCCCCCCGACCCCCTGCTGGCGAACCTCTCCCTGCGCGCTCAGCTGCGCGTGGACCGGCTGCCACTGCGTCTGGCCCAGATGATGGTGGGCCTGACCGGCTTCGGCTTGTCGCTGGCGATGCTGCTGCGCTCCGGTCTCGGCGGTGCGCCCTGGGACGTGCTGCATGCGGCGCTTGCCGATCGGGCCGGACTGAGCGTGGGCACCCTCAGCATCACCGTGAGCTTCGTGGTGCTGCTGGCCTGGATCCCGCTGCGGGAACAGCCGGGCATCGGCACCTTCGCCAACGCGGTCTGGGTGGGGCTCAGCATGGATCTCGGGATGGCGCTGCTGCCTCCGGCGCCGGGCCCGCTGCCCGCCGCGGTGCTCATGGTCGCCGGCGTGGTGATCAACGGCGTCAGCGCCGCGGTGTACATCGGGGCGCAGCTCGGACCGGGCCCGCGCGACGGCCTGATGACCGGGCTCGGCCGGGTGCTGGCTCGTCCCGTCGGCCCGGTGCGGATCGTGCTGGAGGTGCTGGTGCTGCTCACCGGCTGGGCGCTCGGCGGCCCCGTCGGAGTGGGGACCCTGCTGTACGCGTTCGGCCTGGGCCCCGTGATCCAGCTGACCCTGCCGCACGTGGTCGTCCCCGTGCGCCGCCCGGCCGGCGCGGCGAGGGACGAGAGGCTCGAGGAGATCCCGCCGCCGGATCCGGCCTGA
- a CDS encoding DUF4032 domain-containing protein encodes MAPLEITASRADPALLDLPWDQPLEDWPEDILAALPRGISRHVVRFVRVSGRVLALKEINHHLARREYEMLRLLGRIGVPSVAPFAVISGRTTPSGEPLDAMLITRHLQFSLPYRAVFSQVSREDTAQRLLDALAVLLVHLHLEGFYWGDVSLSNTLFRRDAGAFAAYIVDVETGSLYETLTDGQRRYDLDLARTNIIGELMDLQAGEMFDPDSDPVEVGDQLVSRYESLWSALTERELFSADERWRVSERIEKLNRLGFDVGELEITTDLDGTTLSIRPKVVDAGHHARRLMRLTGIDAQENQARRLLNDLDQYRASTEQQAEDEEFVAHEWLQNQYEPVVRAIPRSMRSKLEPPEFYHEVLEHKWFLSEKAGTDASLDETVRHYILNVLIHRPDEKSLVTTETSALPIAES; translated from the coding sequence ATGGCACCCCTGGAGATCACCGCCTCCCGGGCAGATCCCGCGCTGCTGGACCTGCCCTGGGACCAACCGCTCGAGGACTGGCCCGAGGACATCCTCGCCGCCCTCCCCCGCGGCATCTCTCGTCATGTCGTGCGCTTCGTACGCGTCTCCGGGCGGGTCCTGGCGCTGAAGGAGATCAACCATCACCTCGCCCGGCGCGAGTACGAGATGCTGCGCCTGCTGGGTCGCATCGGCGTGCCCTCGGTGGCTCCCTTCGCCGTGATCTCCGGCCGCACCACGCCGAGCGGGGAGCCGCTGGACGCGATGCTCATCACCCGTCACCTGCAGTTCTCCCTGCCCTACCGGGCCGTCTTCAGCCAGGTCTCGCGCGAGGACACCGCGCAGCGGCTGCTCGACGCTCTCGCGGTGCTGCTGGTGCATCTCCATCTCGAGGGCTTCTACTGGGGTGACGTCTCGCTGTCGAACACGCTGTTCCGCCGCGACGCCGGAGCGTTCGCCGCCTACATCGTCGATGTCGAGACCGGCAGCCTGTACGAGACGCTCACCGACGGTCAGCGTCGCTACGACCTCGACCTCGCCCGCACCAACATCATCGGCGAGCTGATGGATCTGCAGGCCGGCGAGATGTTCGACCCCGACTCCGATCCGGTCGAGGTCGGCGACCAGCTCGTCAGCCGCTACGAGAGCCTGTGGTCCGCCCTCACCGAGCGCGAGCTGTTCTCGGCCGACGAGCGGTGGCGGGTCTCCGAGCGCATCGAGAAGCTCAATCGCCTGGGCTTCGATGTGGGCGAGCTCGAGATCACCACCGACCTCGACGGCACCACGCTGTCGATCCGTCCGAAGGTGGTCGACGCCGGTCACCACGCCCGGCGCCTGATGCGTCTGACCGGGATCGACGCGCAGGAGAACCAGGCCCGCCGGCTGCTCAACGACCTCGATCAGTATCGAGCGTCGACGGAGCAGCAGGCTGAGGACGAGGAGTTCGTGGCCCACGAGTGGCTGCAGAACCAGTACGAGCCCGTGGTCCGCGCGATCCCCCGGTCGATGCGTTCCAAGCTCGAGCCGCCGGAGTTCTACCACGAGGTGCTCGAGCACAAGTGGTTCCTGTCCGAGAAGGCCGGGACCGACGCCAGCCTGGACGAGACCGTGCGGCACTACATCCTCAACGTCCTCATCCATCGTCCGGACGAGAAGTCCCTGGTCACGACCGAGACATCGGCGTTGCCGATCGCCGAGAGCTGA
- a CDS encoding ABC transporter ATP-binding protein gives MATVTFDSASRIYPGQERPAVDNLNIEIGDSEFLVLVGPSGCGKSTSLRMLAGLEEIDAGRILIGDRDVTDVPPKDRDIAMVFQNYALYPHMTVADNMGFALKIAGNPKAEIRKRVEDAAEILDLTEYLDRKPKALSGGQRQRVAMGRAIVRSPQVFLMDEPLSNLDAKLRVATRTQIASLQRRLGVTTVYVTHDQTEAMTMGDRVAVLDRGVLQQIDTPRRMYDHPQNVFVAGFIGSPAMNLFDSKLTDQGVEFGGAVLPVDRATLSGTDQSTVTVGVRPEDLELVGDEQGVPVEIDLVEELGADAFIYGRRAGADETSKPFIARVDARRPPAKGETVYFRPAEGHVHLFDAANGQRLGD, from the coding sequence ATGGCAACCGTCACGTTCGACAGTGCCTCGCGCATCTACCCGGGCCAGGAGCGCCCGGCTGTCGACAACCTGAACATCGAGATCGGCGACAGCGAGTTCCTCGTCCTCGTCGGCCCCTCCGGCTGCGGCAAGTCGACCTCGCTGCGCATGCTCGCCGGCCTCGAGGAGATCGACGCCGGTCGCATCCTCATCGGCGATCGCGACGTCACCGACGTCCCGCCGAAGGACCGCGACATCGCGATGGTGTTCCAGAACTACGCGCTGTACCCGCACATGACGGTGGCCGACAACATGGGCTTCGCCCTGAAGATCGCCGGCAACCCGAAGGCCGAGATCCGCAAGCGCGTCGAGGACGCCGCGGAGATCCTGGACCTGACCGAGTACCTCGACCGCAAGCCGAAGGCGCTCTCCGGCGGTCAGCGTCAGCGTGTCGCCATGGGCCGTGCGATCGTCCGCTCGCCCCAGGTGTTCCTGATGGACGAGCCGCTGTCCAACCTCGACGCCAAGCTGCGTGTGGCCACCCGTACCCAGATCGCCTCGCTGCAGCGTCGCCTGGGCGTCACCACCGTCTACGTGACCCACGACCAGACGGAGGCCATGACGATGGGTGACCGCGTGGCGGTGCTCGACCGCGGCGTGCTCCAGCAGATCGACACCCCGCGCCGCATGTACGACCACCCGCAGAACGTGTTCGTGGCCGGCTTCATCGGCTCCCCGGCGATGAACCTGTTCGACTCGAAGCTCACCGATCAGGGCGTCGAGTTCGGCGGCGCCGTGCTGCCCGTGGACCGCGCCACCCTCTCCGGCACCGATCAGAGCACGGTCACCGTCGGCGTGCGCCCCGAGGACCTCGAGCTGGTCGGTGACGAGCAGGGCGTCCCGGTGGAGATCGACCTCGTCGAGGAGCTCGGCGCCGATGCCTTCATCTACGGCCGTCGTGCCGGCGCCGACGAGACGTCCAAGCCGTTCATCGCCCGCGTCGACGCGCGTCGTCCCCCGGCCAAGGGCGAGACGGTCTACTTCCGTCCCGCCGAGGGCCACGTGCACCTCTTCGACGCCGCGAACGGCCAGCGTCTGGGCGACTGA
- a CDS encoding peptide deformylase, giving the protein MDTSELTRKILDRRAKRTDPLRIVQAGHPALRRRAVAARGKLETELLLELVDAMTITMREAPGVGLAAPQIGLPLSLYVAEDRVAGAPDEDGDGVEDLGREEEDDLLERRPLPLRVLLDPQIELLGTERVYAWEGCLSVSGWQSIVPRARRLRLRATELLGDGAVREVDEEHKGWTARILQHETGHLDGTLCHDLMVPRSLVEAGYTVHYADLGEAVRLLGLRGEIAELGPGEIIAR; this is encoded by the coding sequence GTGGACACCAGCGAACTGACCCGGAAGATCCTCGACCGCCGCGCGAAGAGGACGGACCCGCTGCGGATCGTGCAGGCGGGCCACCCCGCGCTGCGCCGTCGCGCCGTCGCCGCCCGCGGCAAGCTCGAGACCGAGCTGCTGCTCGAGCTGGTCGACGCCATGACGATCACCATGCGCGAGGCCCCCGGCGTGGGTCTGGCCGCCCCGCAGATCGGCCTGCCCCTGTCGCTGTACGTGGCGGAGGACCGCGTCGCGGGCGCCCCGGACGAGGACGGTGACGGCGTCGAGGACTTGGGGCGCGAGGAGGAGGATGACCTGCTCGAGCGTCGGCCCCTTCCGCTGCGCGTCCTGCTCGATCCGCAGATCGAGCTGCTGGGCACCGAGCGTGTCTACGCCTGGGAGGGATGCCTGTCCGTCAGCGGCTGGCAGTCGATCGTCCCGCGGGCCCGACGGCTGCGCCTGCGCGCGACCGAGCTGCTGGGCGACGGGGCCGTGCGTGAGGTCGACGAGGAGCACAAGGGCTGGACCGCGCGGATCCTGCAGCACGAGACCGGGCACCTGGACGGGACCCTGTGCCACGACCTGATGGTGCCGCGCTCCCTCGTCGAGGCCGGCTACACGGTCCACTACGCCGACCTCGGCGAGGCCGTGCGCCTCCTCGGACTGCGCGGCGAGATCGCCGAGCTGGGCCCGGGCGAGATCATCGCCCGCTGA
- a CDS encoding inorganic diphosphatase: MEFDVTIEIPRGNRNKYEVDHHNGRIRLDRMLFTATRYPDDYGFIEGTLGEDGDPLDCLVLLEEPTFPGCLIRCRALGMFRMRDEAGGDDKIIAVPVGDRRQVRRQELTDVSEFHRLEIQHFFEVYKDLEPGKSVEGAHWEGRSDAEAEIRESHRRAVGTEHANEFTQDV, from the coding sequence GTGGAATTCGACGTGACCATCGAGATCCCTCGCGGGAACCGGAACAAGTACGAGGTGGACCACCACAACGGGCGCATCAGGCTGGACCGGATGCTGTTCACCGCCACGCGCTATCCGGACGACTACGGATTCATCGAGGGCACCCTCGGTGAGGACGGTGACCCGTTGGACTGCCTGGTCCTGCTCGAGGAACCGACGTTCCCGGGGTGTCTGATCCGCTGCCGGGCGCTGGGCATGTTCCGCATGCGCGACGAGGCCGGGGGCGATGACAAGATCATCGCGGTGCCCGTCGGCGACCGCCGCCAGGTGCGTCGACAGGAGCTCACCGATGTCTCGGAGTTCCACCGCCTGGAGATCCAGCACTTCTTCGAGGTCTACAAGGATCTCGAGCCCGGCAAGAGCGTCGAGGGCGCCCACTGGGAGGGCCGCAGCGACGCCGAGGCCGAGATCCGCGAGTCCCACCGTCGCGCCGTGGGCACCGAGCACGCCAACGAGTTCACGCAGGACGTGTGA
- a CDS encoding D-alanyl-D-alanine carboxypeptidase — translation MATRASERIWRTTAMVLCAAVPASFYLLGDLTDAFPGVLTIRSSQESPGAGPGAQAEDWERTSAPAPGPEAAPSTSPEQADDLEEHMSAHADLPVVGGNLAFSVVDAETGGTLAERDADTARTPASTLKLLTAAAALRLYTGDEVLTTRATVEDGVVTLQGGGDMTLSEEQLRDLAARTAELAAQQGTSTVSLALDDSYLTGGSNPAWGDNGPAGGWVTPTASLAVGEGWLDGEQYGPKSTDPAGEAAELFAQLLTEQGLTVRGEVTAGEAPAEAPSAEVHSEPLSELVRHTLLISDNTTSELLAHLVADARGEETSPQGAAAAVEAEIRELAAELGLTEDVLADLDIRDGSGLSENDQVPPALLAAVLGEVASGNAPVLEQILFDVPVAGLNGTLADRFDTAGTESARGLVRGKTGYLGGSATLAGVVLLPNGRTAGYSIVVHGFDGSDADAARAAVDAVAAEMVRTS, via the coding sequence ATGGCGACACGGGCATCCGAACGGATCTGGCGCACCACGGCGATGGTGCTGTGCGCCGCCGTGCCCGCGAGCTTCTACCTCCTCGGGGACCTGACCGATGCCTTCCCCGGCGTGCTGACGATCCGGTCCTCGCAGGAGTCCCCCGGCGCCGGTCCCGGGGCGCAGGCGGAGGACTGGGAGCGGACCTCCGCTCCTGCCCCGGGACCGGAGGCCGCCCCGTCGACGAGCCCCGAGCAGGCCGATGACCTGGAGGAACACATGTCCGCACACGCTGATCTGCCGGTGGTCGGCGGGAACCTGGCGTTCAGCGTGGTCGATGCCGAGACCGGCGGGACCCTCGCGGAGAGGGACGCCGACACCGCTCGCACCCCCGCCTCCACCCTCAAGCTCCTGACCGCTGCCGCCGCGCTGCGCCTCTACACCGGCGACGAGGTGCTCACCACCCGCGCCACCGTGGAGGACGGTGTGGTCACCCTGCAGGGAGGTGGTGACATGACTCTCAGCGAGGAGCAGCTGCGCGATCTCGCGGCCCGGACCGCGGAGCTCGCGGCGCAGCAGGGCACCTCCACTGTCTCGCTGGCCCTGGACGACTCCTATCTCACCGGCGGTTCGAATCCCGCATGGGGTGACAACGGGCCGGCCGGAGGCTGGGTGACGCCCACCGCCTCGCTCGCCGTGGGCGAGGGCTGGCTCGACGGCGAGCAGTACGGCCCGAAGTCGACCGACCCCGCCGGCGAGGCGGCGGAGCTGTTCGCCCAGCTGCTGACGGAGCAGGGCCTGACCGTGCGCGGCGAGGTCACCGCCGGTGAGGCCCCCGCCGAGGCGCCGAGCGCCGAGGTGCACTCCGAACCGCTCTCGGAGCTCGTGCGCCACACCCTGCTGATCTCCGACAACACCACGTCCGAGCTGCTCGCCCACCTGGTGGCCGACGCCCGGGGCGAGGAGACGTCGCCGCAGGGGGCCGCCGCCGCGGTCGAGGCGGAGATCCGCGAGCTCGCCGCGGAGCTCGGCCTGACCGAGGACGTGCTCGCGGACCTCGACATCCGCGACGGCTCGGGGCTCTCGGAGAACGACCAGGTCCCGCCCGCGCTGCTGGCGGCGGTGCTCGGCGAGGTCGCCTCCGGGAATGCTCCGGTGCTCGAGCAGATCCTCTTCGACGTTCCGGTCGCGGGCCTGAACGGGACCCTCGCCGACCGGTTCGACACCGCCGGCACCGAGAGCGCGCGCGGCCTGGTGCGCGGGAAGACGGGATACCTGGGCGGCTCCGCCACCCTGGCCGGCGTGGTCCTCCTCCCGAACGGGCGCACCGCCGGATACTCGATCGTGGTGCACGGCTTCGACGGATCCGACGCCGATGCCGCCCGCGCCGCGGTCGACGCGGTCGCTGCCGAGATGGTGCGGACCTCCTGA